The Anastrepha ludens isolate Willacy chromosome X, idAnaLude1.1, whole genome shotgun sequence genome includes a window with the following:
- the LOC128870416 gene encoding putative nuclease HARBI1, translated as MRRRILASLRSTEDPFLLEEDVFRRFLRFPKSFCWELVQDLKPLDKFKRKSRIPFELWFVSVLYFLANGSYQSVIGNCHFSAMSQPSVSRCIEQVCKMVVEHKHFEISFPHEAEHYNSIKRGFHNKFGIKGVIGAIDCTHIAILSPQSLIAGVVPHEYMNRKGYYSINVEAICIDEIIFQNVNARFPGSCHDAGICTTSPVRIKLIREHILGAFKWLLGDSGYPLEPWLLTPIATPSSASEEIFNKTHIKARNTIERAFGVPKLRFRCLSKERVLRYSHKNAAAIIYTCIIFHNMLQKRGIFMRPCHQKTHRMMKIVNQLGQQNIILKAEGRGKIA; from the exons ATGCGTAGACGGATTCTGGCAAGTTTACGCAGCACGGAAGACCCATTCCTTCTGGAAGAAGACGTTTTCAGAAGGTTTTTAAGATTCCCGAAATCCTTCTGCTGGGAACTTGTTCAAGATCTCAAACCACTTGACAAGTTTAAGCGGAAGTCGAGAATTCCATTTGAGCTTTGG TTTGTTTCAGTACTATATTTTCTGGCAAATGGCTCCTACCAAAGCGTTATAGGAAACTGCCACTTCTCGGCAATGAGTCAACCAAGCGTGTCGAGATGTATTGAGCAAGTTTGCAAAATGGTAGTGGAACACAAACACTTTGAAATTAGTTTTCCCCATGAGGCGGAGCATTACAACAGCATAAAGAGGGG CTTTCATAACAAATTCGGAATAAAAGGCGTCATAGGTGCTATTGACTGCACACATATTGCAATACTTTCCCCGCAATCTTTAATTGCTGGAGTAGTACCTCATGAGTATATGAATCGCAAGGGATACTACAGCATTAATGTTGAAGCC ATTTGCATCgacgaaataatttttcaaaacgtcAATGCACGATTCCCAGGATCTTGTCATGACGCCGGTATATGTACAACTTCGCCGGTGAGAATCAAACTCATCAGGGAACACATTTTGGGAGCATTTAAATGGCTTTTAGGTGATTCAGGTTATCCTTTGGAGCCATGGCTACTAACACCAATAGCAACACCTTCTTCCGCTAGCGAAgagattttcaataaaacacaTATAAAAGCAAGGAACACAATTGAACGTGCCTTTGGAGTCCCGAAGTTACGATTTCGGTGTCTATCCAAAGAGCGCGTTCTTAGATATTCGCACAAAAATGCGGCAGCTATCATCTATACATGTATAATATTCCACAATATGCTGCAAAAACGTGGCATATTCATGAGGCCATGCCACCAGAAGACCCATCGAATGATGAAAATAGTGAACCAATTAGGTCAACAGAATATTATTCTGAAGGCAGAAGGGCGCGGCAAAATTGCATGA